The Anopheles maculipalpis chromosome 3RL, idAnoMacuDA_375_x, whole genome shotgun sequence genomic sequence ATGAGGCTACGAATTTTCTCGAGCAATTTTACTAAAGCACGGTGAATCTGTGTCTGGCTATTAAGGTCACAACTGCATTGCATAACAGTGAAGTGAAGTAACCGTAACCGACTTATCTGACTGTTTGGAAGACGCAGACGAAGAGCGCTAGACAtatgcttttgttgtttgtttgcccaATCCTGCGCCAGACGCCTTGGTGGCGTTTGGAGAGAAATTTGTAGTGTTTGCATAGGTGCGTTACTGTATACGGTGCGTTCTGTTTGTCTATCCAGCCGTAGGGTCAGGAATGCGAGGGGGGTGGAGGGGAAGGAAACGGGAGCATGAAGCTTGAAACTATTATAAAAGAAGTTGCGCATGGCGGCTTCCAATCTGTCACACAGTGTGTCAAAAACCGCTTGCAACGATGCTTGGAACTTGGGTCATATCGCTGGGCGTGATCTGCCTGCTGCAGGTAGTAGACTTCTTTTTCTGTCCATTTTAGACCATTTTTTATTGTCCCCTCTCAATTTTCCGAACTTTTGTAGTGTACAGTGTATGGAGAGCCGCGTCCCGATTTCTCGCTCGACGCTAACTTGTTCGGGACGGTACGCGTGTCCGGAGCGATCAGTGAAACTCAAACGGTCGTGACGGGGATCAATACGAACCTGGACATTACACTACAAACCTCCTATCCAAGGCTATTGAACCTGCTGCAGCTAACGCAAGAAGTAGGCGAACGTGTCTCCCAACAACTGGAGAGTGTGCTAACTCCACTGGCAGTGCTCGCACCCTCAACTAGCTCGGAAGAGTTGGATCTTTTCAACAGAGTGCTCGGGGAGGTTACAACCCTGCAGACGTTTTTAAGCGTCCGATTAATGGAAATAAACTCCGAGGCAGCAACGCTGTTCGGTGGATTTATTCCATCACAGTTTAACGATGCGCTGGGCCGTGTTAGTGTGGGACTGCACGAGTTGACCAGTGCTCTGGAGGCTCTCCAGACGGCCGTGAATGCGTTCCTTGGCCAGAACAGTGAGGAGGTCAGCCAGTGTGCACCCAAAGCAATCCGACCAAGGCTGGTATATCGAGTGGTGTACGCGGTGCGAACACTGAAAGCTTACCTGCCGGTGGTAAGGTACACGCTCCTTACAACGGTCGAGAACATTGCGCTAGCCGACCAGTTTGTACTTCGACTGTCCGAAGAGGCTGCCGAAGTGCAAGAGCCTTCGCAATACGTAGATTTGATTCGGGCTACAGCCAACACTGTTAATAGTGCTGTGAGCACGGGGGTTAGTACGGTAGTAAGCCGATTCGCCACGGTCCAGACAGAGCTGGCAGCCCTAAGCAACTTAAGCCCACTAATGGCGTACAGTAGCGTACAGCAAATGCTGACCTCCTTCGAAACCACCTTGCAACAGTTCAGTTCCGCCAGTTCATCGTTCCTTGCGGCGCTTGAGGACATTGCAGAGCAGCTGCTGCTTGCCCTATTGCCAGACCAAAGCACACCGACGGTAAACAACTCGGAGGTAGTCGCTGCTCTCGTGACAACGCTGGTTGCCGGTGGTCCGTTCGCTCGATTCTGCTTCTATAAGTACTCGGAGCTTGTGTTTGGACTAGCCAACAACGGTTTGATCGGTGTGGAAGCGTGCGTCAACAAGGAAATACTGCGACTTCAGCAACTTCGCAAGGCACTGCTGGAACAAGTACCTTTGCTGCTGTTCGATCTGGAGGATATTGTCAACAAGCTAAGTATATGCCATGCCTTACAAAATGTGAATGCACGTGAATCCTGCGTTACTGTGGTTAGTATTGGAAGTGGAGTGGAGCTTAGTAGAAATAGTACCTTAACATGGGTTTCTCTTTTGCTTCTCACTTTAGATCGCTGGCTATTACATCGAAGTAGCGTCTAATTTCCGAACCATATTCAACAATCTGTACAGTACTGGAGTCGCGGAAGCGGGTGCTAGCACAAATCGTTTGCTGGCATGCGTTAAGGTGCTTCAGTTCGAGATTGTGGACGGAACTGCACAAAGCCTTAAAGATCAGATTCTACGATGTGCACAAGTTGGTCCACAGTTGAGCGGATAGTAAAAAAATCCCGGATGCTATcagtttaagaaattttgtaaagaaaacttataaataaaaactataaCTTCTGAAATAGTAAACAGCAACGATTGGATAGGGATTGGTTACGGAGAGCAAAATAACTCCACGCCAATCCAAAATAACTCAGACGCTGTCGGCAATCAATATTAGTTGTTTGAAGAAGAATTAACCCATCAGTGCTGGGTCCGTATTTGTGAAACCAGCACAAACATCGAATCTGGCACAGACTCTCGGATGCAACTAATCTAAGGGAATTGTTTGTGCCTAATACTTCCGAAAGTATTGCAGACGTTccaagaatttttgaaaaaaatatgtttacaaGGCTTCAGTCGTAAGCAGACAGTGTGACGATGAGGATTCGATCAATAGATTCGCATCGCTCGAGACACATTTGATTAAAGACACGTTGAACGCTTGCCTGGTTTGGAAAACAGTTTTCGTTTTACTTGAACTGTGATGAAATCCTATTCGGGAACTTGTAACTGTTTCCTTTGTCGACAAAGACGAAGGAGGTGAGCTTGTCAAATATTTTCCTATGATAAGGTGATAATATAATGAAACTCCAGATTGAAGACATCAATAAAGCAACGTTTATTAACAAATAAATCCATTCTTTGATTTCGGTTACTGGCTTTGATAGCCGGATTTAGCAGGGTCAGTCATGGCatattacgaaaaaaaaaattaaaaatgcatccacagTATTTACTTACATCGGTATCCGAATGGTCATGGACCACCACCAGAAATGTACACAAGAAGATCGACATGAACATTCGGCAGGGTGACAATGTGTGTAACTAAACCTGCGGCAATCAATCTTCGTTCGGAACAAAATTAAACGTGCGGCGGAAATAGGTAAGATTGGGTTACTTGGGCTTTGTGGTGGTTGAAGTGATGGTGTCTGTGTgcgtctttctctctcactctctctctctctttctgtgaGAGTGAGTGACAATCAACTGCATCACGGCGCGATCGTAGCTCGATCGTAAATTTGTCCGGATGTATCGTGATTCGAAACCACGAGACGGTGAGCATCATCTTGACCTTGACCAGCCGCACCGCGGGCATGGCAGCTTCCGAAGTAATCGATTGTTGATAAACTACACTCTTATCCCTCCGGTGGTTAAGGAATGGCTTAACCATGGTCGTGTATCAACTTGCATACGAGCGCTACAAAGCGATAATGCGGTTTAGGTCAGCAAATGGTCACAACAGTGACAAGAAGGCCACCACGAGTCGACATGTTTTTATTACTGCTTCATTTAACGACTTCTTCTCCTTAGGGAGGATAGTTTCTTGGCAGTAAAGCAATTGTGGGGATTTCCCACCTTGGTTTAGCAAACAGATGCCCATCATTGGAATGATCTTAAAACGGAAATGTTCGACCGTAGGTTTTGAAAAAGGTTACCGTTTCTATGACTGTTTCAAGGAACATTTCCTAATTTTATCTCCTGTTAAGCTCTCTAGGCATTGTGCTctattgttgtattttttgtatagcAGAATTGTCGCTTCTAAAGACTTCCATAACatgttttggaagaaaatgtttaaacagTTGTTGCCAGAAATATTGAACCTGTGAAGCTGTTTTTGTCGTGAACGGTTCACTCAGCATGTAGAGTCTTACATACAATTGAAGTATTTCGTGATGAAATGTTACAGTGGATGAGTTTTGACAAAATGGCTTCAGTGTGTTCGTCGTTGgtgatttttgttgtaaagGTGAGACCCTTGGACTCGCttctagtttgtttgttttatttattagttttgcttcattttaagTGTGCTCTCAGCAGCCCAGTACCAGAGTTTGGTATTCCGGGAACAGTACCAGGTAGTTCGCAAGTGATTGATGCATCGAACCAAACAAGCACACTGCTTCAAACAGCCACCAACCGTTTAAATACATCGCTGACATCAAATTATGCTCAACTTCAGAGCACCTTAGATCAGCTGGGAACGTTCGCCAAATTCACCGCCAGCATTGATCGAACCGTCGTCGTACCACTGCTTGTGCTGACGCGCGATACATCGGGTGATGTTAGTAATGGGTTTAAAGCTGTGCTTGATGGAATCGTTTCTGCACAAAACTACATCAACAACACGCTTCCGGTGGATTTAAAAAGCTTAGAACTCCTAATCCAGCACTACGTACCCGATCAACTGAAGGATGGTTTCGGGTGTGTTCGTAGTGGGTTGAATCAGCTGAGTGAAAGTTTAACATTGCTGCAAACTGCACTCGTGGCGGCGATCAAGGAGGCAGGAACGGTCAATTTGTCGGGGACAGTGTTAAAGATATATGTAAGCCTAACATCGGTTTTTGATGTTGCACGTGCCATTAGCTCGGTCAGGGTTTGCATTCCATCGGTCATTGAAACGATCAACAGTACAATCGATCGATTAAAGACAGCTGATGATTTTATTAATAGTTTAAAAAGTAGGATTTCAAGCTCATTTGCGAGATTTGGATGATGtgttacgaaataaaaattgctttCTAAGTTGCTAGCGCCCAAACGTATGCAATGCTAAAGCTTGAAAGCCGGTCACggaatgttaaaataaaaatatgcccAGAAGGTatgaaaatcataaataaaactgtttaaaCTCAAAGTCATTAGACAGTTGGTAGATACAGCTAAAGCGAGTTTCTTCTGTATGATACGTAGTTTGTTAGGCTTATcagttttacaataaaaagcCACAAATGACTTAAATAGACCATTTAACACTAAACGAAATCGTTCATGACACTTGTCGCTCATCATTTGTAACGCTTCGCCGTTGCTCTGACGTGACTTTTCATGTAAGAAAAAGTACCGCGTGTCGCGTGTAAAATTATTACCACAGCTCTTACACCTATACACGGTGCTCAATAAAACGAGATGATACTCACGTGCAACTATCGTCACCGGATAACACCATTTGACCTTAACGGTGGCAGtaaccatgcgtctccatcgggTGACCTTGTATGATTGACCTTCTGATGGAGCCACCTGGTTGTTTATCCTTCTCCAGAGAAAGTATGCTAAACCTGCACGCTTTGTTTTGGAGAAGTGTGAAAAAAAGATGATGAAAATCATAACAAAAGACAAACCaaattaagtaaaattatcACTCACATCAACGAGTTCGT encodes the following:
- the LOC126561155 gene encoding uncharacterized protein LOC126561155; translation: MASVFLLHFKCALSSPVPEFGIPGTVPGSSQVIDASNQTSTLLQTATNRLNTSLTSNYAQLQSTLDQLGTFAKFTASIDRTVVVPLLVLTRDTSGDVSNGFKAVLDGIVSAQNYINNTLPVDLKSLELLIQHYVPDQLKDGFGCVRSGLNQLSESLTLLQTALVAAIKEAGTVNLSGTVLKIYVSLTSVFDVARAISSVRVCIPSVIETINSTIDRLKTADDFINSLKSRISSSFARFG
- the LOC126561154 gene encoding uncharacterized protein LOC126561154, yielding MLGTWVISLGVICLLQCTVYGEPRPDFSLDANLFGTVRVSGAISETQTVVTGINTNLDITLQTSYPRLLNLLQLTQEVGERVSQQLESVLTPLAVLAPSTSSEELDLFNRVLGEVTTLQTFLSVRLMEINSEAATLFGGFIPSQFNDALGRVSVGLHELTSALEALQTAVNAFLGQNSEEVSQCAPKAIRPRLVYRVVYAVRTLKAYLPVVRYTLLTTVENIALADQFVLRLSEEAAEVQEPSQYVDLIRATANTVNSAVSTGVSTVVSRFATVQTELAALSNLSPLMAYSSVQQMLTSFETTLQQFSSASSSFLAALEDIAEQLLLALLPDQSTPTVNNSEVVAALVTTLVAGGPFARFCFYKYSELVFGLANNGLIGVEACVNKEILRLQQLRKALLEQVPLLLFDLEDIVNKLSICHALQNVNARESCVTVIAGYYIEVASNFRTIFNNLYSTGVAEAGASTNRLLACVKVLQFEIVDGTAQSLKDQILRCAQVGPQLSG